A stretch of Deltaproteobacteria bacterium DNA encodes these proteins:
- a CDS encoding chemotaxis protein CheW, with protein sequence MSEGSEHTTNQYLTFALDKEIYALATDTVKEVLQMTTITRIPRTPEFMRGVMNLRGHAVPVVDLRLKFGMKTIEDTVNTCIIIVDVMYDDEATQMGAVVDSVREVFEMDAAQIEAPPKMGTTIDSSFIRGMGRQEDDFIIILDIDKIFSLEELAAVVGQAGGAETSEA encoded by the coding sequence ATGAGCGAGGGATCCGAACATACGACCAACCAGTATCTGACCTTTGCCCTGGACAAGGAGATCTATGCCCTGGCCACGGACACGGTGAAGGAGGTCCTGCAGATGACCACCATCACCAGGATACCGCGAACTCCGGAGTTCATGCGCGGGGTGATGAACCTGCGAGGCCATGCCGTGCCGGTGGTGGACCTGCGTTTGAAATTCGGCATGAAGACCATCGAGGACACGGTCAACACCTGCATCATCATCGTCGACGTCATGTACGATGACGAGGCCACCCAGATGGGGGCCGTGGTGGATTCGGTCCGGGAGGTCTTCGAGATGGACGCCGCCCAGATCGAGGCCCCGCCCAAGATGGGTACGACCATCGACAGCTCCTTCATCCGGGGCATGGGCCGTCAGGAAGACGACTTCATCATCATCCTGGACATCGACAAGATCTTTTCCCTGGAGGAACTGGCGGCCGTTGTCGGCCAGGCCGGGGGTGCCGAGACATCGGAAGCCTAG
- a CDS encoding HAMP domain-containing protein translates to MKNMRLAMKLGLGFGLLIAISCVLGGIAVYSMKTVEAESVRLAEEYVPEVAIAGDFERNVQSLMYEMRGYAYSEQTSFWDASKKSMTAVQASLADARNHGQKFPQLVQLVEKVKQAQNAVDEYFKLAEETNALITSMAAGRTRMNEAAALYVSNCVAYLESQNEAMEKQIQDGDSVAKLQERLDKINWINDIVDLGNDIRIKNYQAQATGDVAVFEAALTNFPKVDKLLSDIRTTTRQKVNLDQLANIDTAKNQYKAAMEAFFRDFQRLAEVGKLRTLAGQEAQTVAVELAQAGMEHTQHIANEAVSSLSMSSMVVIVGLIIAVILAIIIALLMTRAITGPVFKGVAFAQAMSEGDFTKELDVDQKDEIGDLAKALNEMVHKLREVVAEVQSAGENVASGSEEMSASAEQLSQGATEQAASIEEVSSSMEEMTSNIRQNADNAQQTEKISLQAAGDAKKSGEAVVEAVGAMKNIAEKISIIEEIARQTNLLALNAAIEAARAGEHGKGFAVVAAEVRKLAERSGAAAGEISELSTSTVTMADQAGQMLVKLVPDIQKTAELVQEISAASNEQNSGAEQINKAIQQLDQVIQQNASASEEMASTSEELSSQAEQMQSSMSFFRVDLGGSRVSRVSKPHRPSGGGSRTQKRPALAAKSSTGGARRGSGLALEMGKDTEDDDFERF, encoded by the coding sequence CTGAAGAACATGAGATTGGCGATGAAACTGGGATTGGGATTTGGCCTGCTGATAGCCATTTCCTGTGTGCTGGGAGGAATTGCGGTTTATTCCATGAAGACCGTGGAAGCAGAGTCCGTTCGGCTGGCCGAGGAGTACGTTCCGGAAGTGGCCATTGCTGGGGACTTCGAGCGGAACGTGCAGAGTCTCATGTACGAGATGCGGGGCTATGCCTACAGCGAACAGACTAGTTTCTGGGATGCCTCCAAAAAGAGCATGACTGCCGTGCAGGCCTCCTTGGCCGATGCCAGGAACCATGGCCAGAAATTTCCCCAACTGGTCCAGCTGGTCGAAAAGGTCAAGCAGGCCCAGAATGCAGTGGACGAGTACTTCAAGCTGGCCGAGGAGACCAACGCCCTGATCACCTCCATGGCCGCCGGTCGGACCAGGATGAACGAGGCCGCGGCCCTGTACGTGAGTAATTGCGTCGCCTATTTGGAAAGCCAGAACGAGGCCATGGAAAAGCAGATCCAGGACGGCGACTCCGTGGCTAAGCTCCAGGAGCGTCTGGACAAGATCAACTGGATCAATGACATCGTCGATCTGGGCAACGATATCCGGATCAAGAATTATCAGGCCCAGGCCACAGGCGACGTGGCCGTGTTCGAGGCCGCCCTGACCAATTTCCCCAAGGTCGACAAGCTCTTGTCCGACATCCGGACCACCACCCGCCAGAAGGTCAACCTCGATCAATTGGCCAATATAGACACGGCCAAGAACCAGTACAAGGCAGCCATGGAAGCCTTTTTCCGCGACTTTCAGCGACTGGCCGAGGTCGGCAAGCTTCGAACTCTTGCAGGTCAGGAGGCCCAGACCGTGGCCGTGGAACTGGCCCAGGCCGGCATGGAACATACCCAGCACATCGCCAACGAGGCGGTCAGCAGTCTGTCGATGTCGTCCATGGTGGTCATCGTCGGTCTGATCATCGCTGTGATTTTGGCCATCATCATCGCCCTGCTCATGACCCGGGCCATCACCGGGCCGGTCTTCAAGGGCGTGGCCTTTGCCCAGGCCATGTCCGAGGGCGATTTCACCAAGGAACTGGACGTGGACCAGAAGGACGAGATCGGGGACCTGGCCAAGGCCCTGAACGAAATGGTCCACAAGCTCCGGGAAGTGGTGGCCGAGGTCCAGTCGGCCGGGGAGAACGTGGCTTCGGGGAGCGAGGAGATGAGCGCCTCGGCCGAGCAGTTGTCCCAGGGGGCCACGGAGCAGGCCGCGTCCATTGAGGAAGTGTCCTCGAGCATGGAGGAGATGACCAGCAACATCCGCCAGAACGCGGACAACGCCCAGCAGACCGAGAAGATCTCCCTGCAGGCGGCCGGTGACGCCAAGAAGAGCGGCGAGGCCGTGGTCGAGGCCGTGGGCGCCATGAAGAACATCGCCGAAAAGATCTCCATCATCGAGGAGATCGCCCGGCAGACCAACCTGCTGGCCCTGAACGCGGCCATCGAGGCGGCCCGGGCCGGCGAGCACGGCAAGGGCTTCGCCGTCGTGGCCGCCGAGGTCCGCAAGCTGGCCGAACGGAGCGGAGCCGCGGCCGGCGAGATCAGCGAGCTGTCGACCTCCACGGTGACCATGGCTGATCAGGCCGGGCAGATGCTGGTCAAGCTGGTGCCGGACATCCAGAAGACGGCAGAGCTGGTCCAGGAGATAAGCGCGGCCAGCAACGAGCAGAATTCCGGGGCCGAGCAGATCAACAAGGCCATCCAGCAACTGGATCAGGTCATTCAGCAGAATGCCTCGGCTTCCGAGGAGATGGCCTCCACTTCCGAGGAACTCTCCAGCCAGGCCGAACAGATGCAATCCTCCATGAGCTTCTTCCGGGTCGATCTCGGAGGCTCCAGGGTTTCCAGGGTCTCCAAGCCCCATCGTCCATCCGGGGGCGGGTCCAGAACCCAGAAGCGGCCGGCATTGGCCGCCAAGAGCTCGACTGGCGGGGCCCGTCGGGGGTCCGGACTGGCTCTGGAAATGGGCAAGGATACCGAGGATGACGATTTCGAACGCTTCTAG
- a CDS encoding methyl-accepting chemotaxis protein, whose protein sequence is MKNISLAVKLIGGFMVTAGIALIIGLVGLFVISGLGGKINEIGLVRLPSVESLLEMEGSMSKVQTAMRSLLSPYLSDEQRSRQYDNVQTARKVYAEALAVYEPLPQTDEEARIWKEYMPTVAKAAELNNRGIELSRRLQTIDVLNPDQLVARINGFQRDHYLLEAKVALMVMQGTVFEGGADSTACGFGRWMAGFKTKNSKINQALQEIRAPHDRFHTAVKDIRNAVQQGDRDKALNLFSKTMMPAAEDVFKGFEVLLAEADAARTIFQDMSDLLLGPAREEMVKVFQQLHDLAAINSQISAHEVAAAGAEATRGKIVALAGMGIGVILAIVLGIVLTRAITGPVFKGVAFAQGMSEGDFTRELDVDQKDEIGALARALNEMVVKLREVVAEIQSAGENVASGSEEMSASAEQLSQGATEQAASIEEVSSSMEEMTSNIRQNADNALQTEKIALQSASEAKESGQAVVKAVDAMKHIAEKISIIEEIARQTNLLALNAAIEAARAGEHGKGFAVVAAEVRKLAERSGAAAGEISELSSSTVTMADQAGQMLLKLVPNIQKTAELVQEISAASNEQNSGAEQINKAIQQLDQVIQQNASASEEMASTSEELSSQAEQMQSAMSFFRVDQGGTRSARAVARPAARTSKKPAPSRERRGSGLALNMGKDTEDEEFERF, encoded by the coding sequence ATGAAGAATATCAGTCTTGCCGTCAAACTCATCGGCGGATTCATGGTCACGGCGGGCATCGCCTTGATCATCGGCCTGGTGGGCCTGTTCGTTATCTCCGGCCTGGGGGGAAAGATCAACGAGATCGGCCTGGTCAGACTGCCCAGCGTGGAGAGCCTTTTGGAGATGGAAGGGAGCATGAGCAAGGTCCAGACAGCCATGCGTAGTCTGCTCAGCCCCTATTTGAGCGACGAACAGCGCAGCCGTCAGTACGACAACGTGCAGACGGCCCGGAAGGTCTACGCCGAGGCCCTGGCCGTGTACGAGCCCCTGCCCCAGACCGATGAGGAGGCCCGGATTTGGAAGGAATACATGCCTACGGTGGCCAAAGCCGCAGAACTGAACAACCGGGGCATCGAGCTGTCCCGACGGCTTCAGACCATCGACGTTCTGAATCCGGATCAGCTTGTGGCCCGGATCAATGGGTTCCAGAGGGATCACTACCTTCTGGAGGCCAAGGTGGCTCTGATGGTCATGCAGGGCACGGTCTTCGAGGGTGGGGCCGATTCCACGGCCTGCGGGTTCGGCCGGTGGATGGCCGGGTTCAAGACCAAAAATTCGAAGATCAATCAGGCTCTGCAGGAGATACGGGCTCCGCACGACCGGTTTCATACGGCGGTGAAGGATATACGCAATGCCGTCCAGCAGGGGGATCGGGACAAGGCCCTGAACCTGTTCTCGAAAACCATGATGCCGGCAGCCGAGGACGTGTTCAAGGGGTTCGAGGTACTTTTGGCTGAGGCCGACGCGGCCAGGACCATTTTTCAGGATATGAGCGATCTGCTTCTTGGCCCGGCCCGGGAGGAGATGGTTAAAGTTTTTCAGCAGTTGCACGATTTGGCAGCCATCAACAGCCAGATATCAGCCCACGAGGTGGCTGCGGCCGGGGCCGAGGCCACCAGGGGGAAGATTGTCGCCCTGGCGGGCATGGGCATCGGGGTCATCTTGGCCATTGTTCTGGGCATCGTCCTGACCCGGGCCATCACCGGGCCGGTCTTCAAGGGTGTGGCCTTTGCTCAGGGCATGTCCGAGGGCGACTTCACCCGGGAACTGGACGTGGACCAGAAGGACGAGATCGGGGCCTTGGCCAGGGCCCTGAACGAGATGGTCGTCAAACTCCGGGAGGTGGTGGCCGAGATCCAGTCGGCCGGGGAGAACGTGGCCTCGGGAAGCGAGGAGATGAGTGCCTCGGCCGAGCAATTGTCCCAGGGGGCCACGGAGCAGGCCGCTTCCATCGAGGAGGTGTCCTCAAGCATGGAGGAGATGACCAGCAACATTCGCCAGAACGCGGACAACGCCCTTCAGACCGAGAAAATAGCCCTGCAGTCGGCCAGCGAGGCCAAAGAGAGCGGCCAGGCCGTGGTCAAGGCGGTGGACGCCATGAAGCACATCGCCGAGAAGATCTCCATTATCGAGGAGATCGCCCGGCAGACGAATTTGCTGGCCCTGAACGCAGCCATTGAGGCGGCCCGGGCCGGTGAGCATGGCAAGGGCTTCGCCGTTGTGGCCGCCGAGGTACGTAAGCTGGCCGAACGCAGCGGGGCCGCGGCCGGGGAGATCAGCGAGCTGTCATCGTCCACGGTGACCATGGCCGACCAGGCCGGGCAGATGCTGCTCAAGCTGGTACCCAACATCCAGAAGACGGCCGAACTTGTCCAGGAGATCAGTGCGGCCAGCAACGAGCAGAATTCCGGCGCCGAGCAGATCAACAAGGCCATCCAGCAACTGGATCAGGTCATTCAGCAGAATGCCTCTGCCTCGGAGGAGATGGCCTCGACGTCCGAGGAGCTTTCCAGTCAGGCCGAACAGATGCAGTCGGCCATGAGTTTCTTTAGGGTCGACCAGGGCGGGACCCGGTCGGCCAGGGCCGTTGCCCGACCGGCGGCCCGGACGTCCAAGAAACCCGCTCCGTCCCGGGAGCGTCGAGGGTCCGGTCTGGCCCTGAACATGGGCAAGGACACCGAGGACGAGGAATTCGAGCGGTTCTAA
- a CDS encoding PAS domain S-box protein: MKPSAFRFHHPAMSMPGANMPHPMATFSSDFFKNSPFGFFISNPDGRFLFANTALADMLGYSSPEKLLETVTDIAAQVYVNPQERQEFIRLMQEHGKVVDHECRFTRKDGAIIWVSRSAQAVFDDQGNVVQYQGVITDITNRKQADEQARKNELFFHSLLQTVPIPVFFKDREGRYQGFNKAFENFFGKTQEELVGKTVFDISPPDLAAVYHSKDIDLFENTGIQVYESQVKNACGNVHDVIFHKASHTDDQGNVSGLIGAVLDVTDRKKTEERILHLNAVLKSFVRVNEIIFNAGDRGRLLENICHALTSTRGYHNAWIILLDENCRITDWAQTGIGESFQTLLERFRQGEMTSCSSKAFDSSLLKIVHDPYSECIDCPLANQYSGRAGFTIRLEIEGHPIGLLSVSVPKRLAKDHAEHELFMNLAGTIAQGVQRLRLEGIRRSQEKRLQNYEQIISKVNEPMSLVGKDYRYIVVNDAYLTIFKKPRREIEGRSVEDLLGEDAFADKVKPRLDEAFSGRQIEYEDGFPGPDGSMRYRVMSYYPFHDDNGVVTAVVSRALDITRRKQFEEALRISEERHRNIAEANAGIIWEMDANLVVTHVSGRFYEILGHKPEEIVGRNPLFLIDTEDRERVRTIMDRMRHDHAPLKNFDYWCRHSNGRRVRITTNSVAFYDRDGILLGFQGTHIDITEKFWARESQSLSLRLHEMLSEDDPSISSFLCKACSELTDSPMAFFGMVEPDESAMVAHVWSPKTMEECKVPDKPLRFPLETAGLWAEPIRKRESVIFNAYLEAPEKKGLPQGHVPITRYIGVPVIYGDKVIAVAAAANRAAGYDERHIKRLRMLASSVADILMLRRKDEDLRRSEEKHRRLFETMAQGVIYQAADGTIISANPAAERILGLTLDQMRSKTSMDQHWRMIKEDGTLVPGEDHPAMIALRTGESVGPVVRGVFHPDKNSHIWLSIIAMPLFQSGEMLPFQVYSTFEDITNRKDTVEALQESEARFRSIYENIGIGLAQVSLDFIIMRANKAYGDMLGYNKDELVGKHLKDLTHIESLNENIENQRKLASGEIDHYRMIKKFIHRNGKTIHALLDANLIRDNDGSGKYFLGSLVDITSRIQAEDELIQAKEQAEIANKTKSEFLANMSHEIRTPINGIMGMMQLLQTTDMNDEQSDYVLLAIKSADRLTRLLSDILDLSRVEAGKMELDEKAFNISELRDSVTGLFTFAAREKGLELECVIDPIMPDKLYGDESRIRQILFNLVGNAVKYSDRGKVTLQMTMLDSSIDGQTRILFSVSDTGIGIPKDRQKEIFEPFKQVDGSYTRQFQGAGLGLAIVQRLVDLMKGRITVESEPGLGTTVRVFLSFKMSDACDVATCRMQAGSAEAANSRGLRILLAEDEISNSLPTRVLLEKSGHTVTIAEDGQQVLDLLAKHDFDCILMDIQMPVMDGVETTRRIRSSTFPGTKKDIPIIALTAYAMQGDREIFLAAGMNEYLAKPVVMDELIRALKRVVK; the protein is encoded by the coding sequence TTGAAACCCTCTGCATTCAGATTTCACCATCCTGCCATGTCCATGCCTGGAGCGAACATGCCTCACCCCATGGCCACATTTAGTTCCGATTTTTTCAAGAATTCGCCTTTCGGGTTTTTCATTTCCAATCCCGACGGCCGATTCCTTTTCGCCAACACGGCACTTGCGGATATGCTGGGATACAGCTCGCCTGAGAAGTTGCTGGAGACCGTCACGGATATCGCCGCTCAGGTCTATGTCAATCCTCAGGAACGTCAGGAATTCATACGACTGATGCAAGAGCACGGCAAGGTGGTTGACCATGAGTGCCGGTTTACGCGCAAGGATGGAGCCATCATCTGGGTTTCCCGAAGCGCCCAGGCTGTTTTTGACGATCAGGGGAACGTGGTCCAATACCAGGGTGTAATCACGGATATTACCAATCGGAAGCAGGCTGATGAACAAGCTCGGAAAAATGAATTATTTTTTCATTCGCTCCTGCAAACCGTGCCCATACCGGTTTTTTTCAAGGACAGGGAAGGTCGATATCAAGGATTCAACAAGGCTTTTGAAAATTTTTTCGGGAAAACGCAAGAAGAGCTTGTCGGAAAAACTGTTTTTGATATCAGCCCTCCTGATCTCGCTGCCGTCTATCACTCCAAGGATATAGATTTGTTTGAAAACACGGGTATCCAGGTATACGAATCACAGGTCAAAAATGCCTGCGGCAATGTGCACGATGTTATTTTTCACAAAGCTTCTCACACGGATGATCAGGGAAATGTCAGCGGCCTTATCGGCGCTGTGCTGGACGTTACTGATCGAAAGAAAACTGAAGAACGCATTCTGCACTTGAATGCGGTGCTGAAATCTTTTGTCAGGGTCAATGAGATCATTTTCAATGCCGGGGACCGAGGCCGATTGCTCGAAAATATCTGCCATGCCTTGACTTCGACCAGGGGCTACCACAACGCCTGGATCATCCTTTTGGATGAAAATTGCAGGATTACAGACTGGGCTCAGACTGGGATTGGAGAATCATTCCAGACACTTCTTGAACGGTTTCGACAAGGGGAGATGACGTCCTGCTCTTCAAAGGCGTTTGATTCATCCTTGCTTAAAATTGTTCACGATCCTTACTCGGAATGTATCGATTGCCCTTTGGCCAACCAGTATTCCGGTAGGGCTGGTTTTACCATTCGATTGGAGATTGAGGGGCATCCTATCGGCTTGCTATCGGTTTCAGTGCCGAAAAGGTTGGCCAAGGATCATGCGGAACACGAGCTGTTCATGAATTTAGCCGGCACCATTGCCCAAGGTGTCCAACGGCTTCGTCTGGAGGGAATCCGGCGCAGCCAGGAAAAACGTTTGCAGAATTATGAACAGATCATTTCCAAGGTCAACGAACCAATGTCCCTGGTGGGCAAAGACTACAGATACATTGTCGTAAACGACGCGTATCTCACGATATTCAAAAAACCGCGTCGTGAAATCGAAGGTCGATCAGTGGAAGATCTGCTCGGCGAGGATGCCTTTGCAGACAAAGTCAAACCACGATTGGATGAAGCTTTTTCAGGTCGGCAAATCGAGTACGAAGATGGTTTCCCCGGCCCGGACGGTTCGATGAGATACCGGGTCATGAGCTATTATCCTTTCCATGACGATAATGGCGTAGTCACGGCCGTTGTCTCAAGGGCCTTGGATATTACCCGTCGCAAACAGTTCGAAGAAGCGTTGCGTATCAGCGAGGAACGGCACCGGAATATAGCCGAGGCCAACGCCGGAATCATCTGGGAGATGGACGCGAACCTTGTCGTGACCCATGTATCCGGAAGATTTTATGAAATCCTGGGACATAAACCGGAGGAAATTGTTGGTCGGAATCCTTTATTCTTGATCGACACTGAAGACCGGGAGCGGGTCAGGACGATCATGGATCGAATGCGACATGATCATGCACCGCTCAAAAATTTTGACTACTGGTGCCGCCACAGCAATGGCAGACGTGTTCGCATCACGACCAACAGCGTTGCTTTTTATGACCGGGACGGCATTCTCCTTGGTTTTCAAGGTACGCATATCGATATCACGGAGAAATTTTGGGCGCGTGAGAGCCAATCGTTATCTCTCCGGTTGCATGAGATGCTCAGCGAAGACGATCCGTCAATTTCATCATTTCTTTGCAAGGCGTGTTCAGAGTTGACGGACAGCCCGATGGCTTTTTTCGGCATGGTGGAACCGGACGAATCAGCGATGGTTGCCCATGTCTGGTCGCCTAAAACAATGGAAGAATGCAAGGTTCCAGACAAACCCTTGCGATTTCCCCTTGAGACGGCAGGGTTGTGGGCGGAGCCGATCAGGAAAAGAGAATCGGTAATCTTCAATGCCTACTTGGAGGCACCTGAAAAAAAAGGGCTTCCACAAGGCCATGTGCCCATAACACGCTATATCGGAGTCCCTGTCATATATGGAGACAAAGTCATTGCCGTGGCCGCAGCTGCGAACAGGGCGGCGGGTTATGATGAGAGACACATCAAACGCCTACGGATGCTCGCTTCCAGCGTGGCCGATATTCTCATGCTGCGCCGCAAGGATGAGGATCTACGCAGAAGCGAGGAAAAACATCGCCGTCTGTTCGAAACCATGGCCCAGGGAGTCATTTATCAGGCAGCCGATGGCACCATCATTTCGGCCAACCCGGCTGCCGAGAGAATCCTTGGCCTGACTCTTGACCAGATGCGGAGTAAGACGTCCATGGACCAGCATTGGAGAATGATCAAGGAAGACGGTACGCTTGTTCCTGGTGAGGATCATCCGGCCATGATCGCCTTGCGCACTGGAGAGTCTGTTGGGCCTGTTGTCCGGGGGGTGTTTCATCCGGACAAGAACTCTCACATCTGGTTGTCCATAATCGCCATGCCCCTGTTTCAATCTGGGGAAATGCTGCCCTTTCAGGTTTATTCCACCTTTGAGGATATCACCAACCGTAAAGATACGGTTGAAGCACTGCAAGAAAGTGAAGCACGATTCCGATCCATATATGAAAATATCGGAATCGGTTTGGCTCAAGTATCACTTGATTTTATAATAATGCGCGCAAATAAGGCGTATGGAGATATGTTGGGATATAATAAAGATGAACTTGTTGGAAAACATCTTAAAGATTTAACACATATTGAATCGTTAAATGAAAATATTGAAAATCAGAGAAAGCTTGCATCAGGTGAAATTGACCATTACCGTATGATAAAAAAATTTATTCATAGAAATGGAAAAACAATTCATGCTTTACTTGATGCTAATCTGATCAGGGATAATGATGGAAGTGGAAAATATTTTCTTGGAAGCTTGGTAGATATTACAAGTAGAATACAGGCTGAAGATGAATTGATTCAGGCTAAGGAACAGGCCGAAATTGCCAACAAAACAAAGTCTGAATTTCTGGCCAACATGAGCCATGAGATCCGCACGCCCATCAACGGCATCATGGGTATGATGCAGCTTTTGCAGACCACGGACATGAACGACGAGCAGAGCGACTACGTTCTCCTGGCCATCAAGTCGGCCGATCGTCTGACCAGGCTTCTTTCGGACATCCTCGATCTTTCCCGGGTGGAAGCGGGTAAGATGGAACTTGACGAGAAGGCATTCAACATCTCCGAGTTGCGGGATTCCGTCACCGGACTGTTCACCTTTGCCGCCAGGGAAAAAGGCTTGGAACTCGAGTGCGTGATCGATCCGATCATGCCTGATAAACTTTATGGCGACGAGTCCCGCATCCGGCAGATCCTGTTCAATCTGGTGGGCAATGCCGTCAAGTACTCGGACAGGGGGAAGGTCACGCTTCAGATGACCATGTTGGACTCAAGCATCGACGGCCAGACCCGGATCTTGTTCTCGGTATCGGACACCGGCATCGGGATTCCAAAGGACAGGCAAAAGGAAATTTTTGAACCGTTCAAGCAGGTAGACGGGAGCTATACGAGACAGTTCCAAGGGGCCGGTCTGGGCCTGGCCATCGTGCAACGACTCGTCGACCTGATGAAAGGACGGATAACCGTTGAGAGCGAGCCGGGGCTGGGAACAACGGTGCGTGTCTTCCTGAGTTTCAAAATGTCGGATGCTTGCGACGTCGCCACGTGCCGTATGCAGGCGGGTTCAGCCGAGGCGGCCAACAGCCGCGGCCTCCGCATACTCTTGGCTGAGGATGAAATTTCAAATTCTCTGCCGACTCGAGTGCTCTTGGAAAAATCAGGCCATACAGTGACGATCGCCGAAGACGGTCAGCAGGTTCTCGATCTTTTGGCAAAGCATGATTTCGACTGCATCCTCATGGACATTCAGATGCCGGTGATGGATGGAGTGGAAACGACCCGGCGCATTCGGTCGTCGACATTCCCTGGAACCAAAAAGGACATTCCCATCATTGCCCTGACCGCCTACGCCATGCAGGGGGATCGCGAGATCTTTCTCGCGGCCGGTATGAACGAGTATCTGGCCAAGCCTGTGGTTATGGACGAGTTGATCCGGGCGCTGAAACGAGTCGTGAAATGA
- a CDS encoding uracil-xanthine permease, producing the protein MAEPSSTAYAFRFKDSLLGAQMLFVAFGALVLVPLLTGLDSNVALFTAGAGTLVFQICTRGKVPVFLASSFAFIAPIIYGVQTWGIPATMCGLTAAGVLYVILSLIIRVFGSGIILKVLPPVVTGPVIMVIGLILAPVAVHMALGRTGDGSAWLVPEKTAMIVAGVSLVTTILVSLLGKGWLRLIPILCGIAAGYATSLVLDLTGVTASFQATFDPGQLPNWTKSALVSMQPVVDRPWFAVPNFVFPEWKWEAILFIVPVAIAPAIEHFGDILAIGGISGKDYVKDPGVQNTMLGDGLATSLASFLGGPPNTTYSEVSGAVALTKVFNPAIMTWAAIAAILLAFVGKLGGLLATIPVPVMGGIMILLFGAIMVVGINTLVKAGTDLMEPRNLAIAAIVIIFGVGGMSLGGPGFKLEGIGLSGIAGVVLNLILPHRAKN; encoded by the coding sequence ATGGCCGAACCGAGTTCCACCGCGTACGCTTTCCGATTCAAAGACTCCCTGCTCGGGGCCCAAATGCTCTTTGTCGCCTTTGGGGCCCTGGTCCTGGTTCCGCTCCTGACCGGGCTGGACTCCAACGTGGCCCTGTTCACCGCCGGGGCCGGCACCCTGGTCTTCCAAATCTGCACCCGGGGCAAGGTCCCGGTCTTTTTGGCCTCGTCGTTTGCCTTCATCGCCCCCATCATCTACGGGGTCCAGACCTGGGGCATCCCGGCCACCATGTGCGGCCTGACCGCGGCCGGAGTCCTCTACGTGATCCTCAGCCTCATCATCCGAGTCTTCGGGTCCGGCATCATCCTCAAGGTCCTGCCCCCGGTGGTCACCGGCCCGGTCATCATGGTCATCGGCCTCATCCTGGCCCCGGTGGCCGTGCACATGGCCCTCGGCCGCACCGGCGACGGCTCGGCCTGGCTGGTGCCGGAAAAGACGGCCATGATCGTGGCCGGGGTCTCCCTCGTCACCACCATTCTCGTTTCCCTCCTGGGCAAGGGCTGGCTCCGGCTCATCCCCATCCTCTGCGGTATCGCGGCCGGCTACGCCACCTCCCTCGTCCTCGACTTGACCGGGGTGACCGCTTCCTTCCAGGCCACCTTCGACCCCGGCCAGCTCCCGAACTGGACCAAATCGGCCCTCGTCTCCATGCAGCCCGTCGTTGACAGGCCCTGGTTCGCAGTTCCCAATTTCGTCTTTCCCGAATGGAAATGGGAGGCCATCCTCTTCATCGTCCCCGTGGCCATTGCCCCGGCCATCGAGCACTTCGGGGACATCCTGGCCATCGGCGGCATCTCCGGCAAGGACTACGTCAAGGATCCCGGCGTCCAGAACACCATGCTCGGCGACGGCCTGGCCACCTCCCTGGCCTCCTTCCTGGGCGGCCCGCCCAACACCACCTATTCCGAGGTCTCCGGGGCCGTGGCTTTGACCAAGGTCTTCAACCCGGCCATCATGACCTGGGCCGCCATCGCCGCCATCCTCCTGGCCTTTGTCGGCAAGCTCGGCGGACTGTTGGCCACCATACCGGTCCCGGTCATGGGCGGCATCATGATCCTGCTCTTCGGGGCCATCATGGTCGTCGGCATCAACACCCTGGTCAAGGCCGGCACGGACCTGATGGAACCCCGCAACTTGGCCATCGCCGCTATAGTCATCATCTTCGGCGTCGGCGGCATGAGCCTTGGCGGGCCCGGCTTCAAGCTCGAAGGCATCGGCCTTTCGGGCATCGCCGGCGTTGTCCTGAACCTGATCCTGCCCCATCGGGCCAAGAACTGA